A stretch of bacterium DNA encodes these proteins:
- a CDS encoding DNA-formamidopyrimidine glycosylase yields LRVYDRAGLPCKRCKTPIKRLVQAQRSTYYCPKCQT; encoded by the coding sequence TTACGCGTTTACGACCGCGCCGGCTTGCCCTGCAAGCGCTGTAAGACGCCAATAAAACGCTTAGTGCAAGCCCAGCGCAGCACTTACTATTGTCCAAAATGCCAGACCTGA